The Candidatus Eisenbacteria bacterium genome window below encodes:
- a CDS encoding FAD-dependent oxidoreductase, translating to MSGRPDVIVVGAGFAGIAASTALAERGARVLVLEARQRPGGRAYSWVDPATGEVRDNGQHVLASFYDETARLLSRLGTGDALEADPTFRLHLWERGRGEYDLACPNLPHPFHWLAAAGSCARLSAIARVGALTLHDRARALIASNGDGRAVTVAHWLQAAPGSDDLAAVLKPLATAALNEAPEDASALLFARVLDRLLSVPASKSGLALPRRALGDLIAGFEEYVESRGGQVRYRQTVLGVRVEGGRALGLSLLGGERVEAGSIVLAIPHERAGWVLRPEYLGTTAAVVTLPWSPIVSTLQVYDRPILPSRFVGMLGTKTQWAFDRGSSGAGRFLVGTVRSAAFADVDRDVATIAAEADSELREAFSAARAARLLDSSVYKERRATMRATPEAQRLRPKTRTAIEGLFLAGDWTDTGLPPTIEGAVWSGHRAAELAWGGHA from the coding sequence ATGAGCGGTCGTCCCGACGTCATCGTCGTGGGCGCCGGCTTTGCCGGCATCGCGGCCTCGACGGCGCTCGCGGAGCGGGGCGCGCGGGTTCTGGTGCTCGAAGCGCGCCAGCGCCCGGGGGGGCGTGCCTACTCCTGGGTCGACCCCGCGACGGGCGAGGTGCGCGACAACGGCCAGCACGTGCTCGCGTCGTTCTACGACGAGACGGCGCGGCTCCTGAGCCGCCTCGGGACCGGCGACGCGCTCGAAGCCGACCCGACGTTCCGGCTCCACCTCTGGGAGCGCGGGCGCGGAGAATACGACCTCGCGTGCCCCAACCTTCCCCACCCGTTCCACTGGCTGGCCGCTGCCGGCTCCTGCGCGCGGCTCTCCGCCATCGCGCGCGTCGGCGCGCTCACGCTTCACGACCGCGCGCGCGCCTTGATCGCGTCGAACGGAGACGGACGCGCCGTGACGGTCGCGCACTGGCTTCAAGCGGCCCCGGGGAGCGACGACCTGGCGGCCGTGCTCAAGCCGCTCGCGACCGCCGCATTGAATGAGGCGCCCGAGGATGCGTCGGCGCTCCTCTTCGCGCGCGTCCTCGACCGCCTCCTCTCGGTGCCCGCGTCCAAGAGCGGCTTGGCGCTTCCGCGGCGCGCGCTGGGCGACCTCATCGCGGGGTTCGAGGAGTATGTCGAGAGCCGCGGCGGGCAGGTCCGCTACCGCCAGACCGTCCTCGGGGTGCGCGTCGAGGGCGGGCGGGCGCTCGGCCTATCGCTCTTGGGCGGCGAGCGGGTCGAAGCTGGAAGCATCGTCCTCGCGATTCCGCACGAGCGGGCCGGGTGGGTCCTCCGCCCGGAGTACCTCGGGACAACGGCCGCGGTCGTCACGCTCCCGTGGTCGCCGATCGTCTCGACGCTCCAGGTGTACGACCGGCCGATTCTTCCCTCGCGCTTCGTCGGGATGCTCGGAACGAAGACGCAGTGGGCGTTCGATCGCGGCTCGTCCGGCGCCGGGCGCTTCCTGGTGGGGACCGTCCGGAGCGCGGCCTTCGCGGACGTCGATCGGGACGTCGCGACGATCGCGGCCGAGGCCGACAGCGAGCTGCGGGAAGCGTTCAGCGCGGCGCGGGCCGCGCGGCTTCTAGACTCGAGCGTCTACAAGGAGCGCCGCGCCACGATGCGCGCGACCCCGGAAGCGCAGAGGCTGCGTCCCAAGACCAGGACCGCGATCGAGGGCCTCTTCCTCGCGGGCGACTGGACCGACACGGGGCTCCCGCCGACGATCGAGGGGGCCGTCTGGAGCGGGCACCGCGCGGCGGAGCTCGCGTGGGGAGGCCACGCGTGA
- the hpnD gene encoding presqualene diphosphate synthase HpnD (HpnD is found regularly in a locus responsible for the biosynthesis of squalene from farnesyl diphosphate, and is now recognized to function as a presqualene diphosphate synthase (EC 2.5.1.103).) encodes MPSAAPNGRPTNFGVAFAVLPRAERDAIRALHAWSRSVDDGVDDAVDTACARVSIERWRREVDLLYDGRPEEPATQALSPHVERFGIPRIYLEELVTGIEMDLIHARYGTFRELSRYCYRVASVVGLICLRIFGDYEERGRGYAVDLGVALQLTNILRDVGVDHARGRIYLPEDELRQFGYGEDALARSERSKAFLDLMQFQASRVRAFFASAEREVARLDRRRLVAAEIMARVYRRLLDRIEASKFDVFRSEIRVPKLERAWIAASTALGVFAGR; translated from the coding sequence ATGCCTAGCGCGGCCCCGAACGGCAGGCCCACCAATTTCGGGGTCGCGTTCGCCGTTCTTCCTCGCGCGGAGCGAGACGCGATCCGAGCGCTTCACGCCTGGAGCCGCTCGGTGGACGACGGCGTCGACGATGCGGTCGACACGGCGTGCGCCCGCGTATCGATCGAGCGGTGGCGGCGGGAGGTCGACCTCCTCTACGACGGCCGCCCGGAGGAGCCGGCCACGCAGGCGCTCTCTCCCCACGTCGAGCGCTTCGGCATTCCCCGTATCTACCTCGAAGAGCTGGTCACCGGGATCGAAATGGATCTCATTCACGCGCGCTACGGCACGTTCCGCGAGCTCTCGCGGTACTGCTATCGAGTCGCCTCGGTGGTCGGGCTCATCTGCCTGCGAATCTTCGGCGACTACGAGGAGCGCGGGCGCGGATACGCGGTGGACCTCGGCGTTGCCCTGCAGCTCACCAATATCCTACGTGACGTCGGCGTCGATCACGCGCGGGGACGAATCTACCTCCCCGAGGACGAGCTGCGCCAATTCGGATACGGCGAGGATGCTTTGGCCCGCTCCGAGCGGAGCAAGGCGTTTCTCGACCTGATGCAGTTCCAAGCCTCGCGCGTCCGAGCGTTCTTCGCGTCGGCGGAGCGCGAGGTGGCGCGCCTCGACCGGAGGCGTCTTGTGGCCGCCGAAATCATGGCGCGTGTCTATCGCCGCCTCCTCGATCGGATCGAGGCGTCCAAGTTCGACGTCTTTCGCAGCGAGATTCGGGTGCCCAAGCTCGAGCGCGCCTGGATCGCCGCATCGACCGCGCTCGGCGTCTTCGCGGGGCGATGA
- the hpnC gene encoding squalene synthase HpnC, whose product MASFLPICIQGTTSNGGGSLARLDDREGAWSTSGTKSPPGSPMAQPLSPTEQTDTEEVPIPLHEAYAACEAIVRSHYENFPVASRFLTPARRSSLAAIYAFARRADDVADASAPPRERLEAIDQIEVALHRAVDGAPSGPIFVALADSVERFRLPVEPLLDLLSAFRQDARDETFSTWDDLLAYCRGSANTIGRLVLALHDIEDADALRESDAICTALQLTNFWQDLGGDLTRGRLFLPLEDLRRFGLTREDLARPAQRGLLTRLLVHECRATNELYERGRPIVRRVPFGLSLQLRLTIAGGRAVLRQVERSGWRVLRNRPTLGGPARARILLTSLLGFDA is encoded by the coding sequence ATGGCTTCATTCCTCCCGATCTGCATTCAGGGAACGACATCCAACGGCGGCGGAAGCTTAGCACGCCTTGACGACCGCGAAGGCGCGTGGTCTACTTCGGGCACAAAATCACCCCCTGGGAGTCCGATGGCTCAACCCCTCTCCCCCACCGAACAGACCGACACCGAGGAAGTTCCGATCCCGCTTCACGAGGCATACGCGGCCTGCGAAGCGATCGTTCGGAGCCACTACGAGAATTTCCCCGTCGCGTCGCGGTTCCTCACGCCGGCGCGGAGATCCTCCCTTGCCGCCATTTACGCCTTCGCGCGGCGCGCCGACGATGTCGCCGACGCCTCGGCCCCGCCGCGCGAGCGTCTCGAGGCGATCGATCAGATCGAGGTCGCGCTCCATCGCGCGGTCGACGGCGCTCCGAGCGGACCGATCTTCGTCGCTCTCGCCGATTCGGTGGAGCGATTCCGGCTTCCGGTCGAGCCGCTCCTGGATCTCCTCTCCGCGTTCCGCCAGGACGCTCGAGACGAGACCTTCTCGACGTGGGACGACCTGCTTGCCTACTGCCGTGGCTCGGCGAACACGATCGGGAGGCTCGTGCTGGCCCTCCACGATATCGAGGATGCCGACGCCCTGCGCGAGTCGGACGCCATCTGCACGGCGCTCCAGCTCACGAATTTCTGGCAAGACCTCGGGGGCGACCTGACGCGCGGGCGGCTCTTCCTGCCGCTCGAGGATCTGCGCCGCTTCGGCCTCACGCGCGAGGATCTCGCGCGGCCGGCCCAACGCGGCCTTCTCACGCGCCTCCTCGTCCACGAGTGCAGGGCGACGAACGAGCTCTACGAGCGGGGACGGCCGATCGTGCGGCGCGTTCCCTTTGGCTTGTCGCTCCAGCTGCGCCTGACCATCGCCGGGGGCCGCGCGGTGCTCCGCCAGGTGGAGCGGAGCGGCTGGCGGGTGCTGCGGAACCGCCCCACGCTCGGCGGCCCGGCGCGGGCCCGCATCCTGCTCACCTCGCTCCTGGGGTTCGATGCCTAG
- a CDS encoding porin family protein, with translation MQIGRNEAMRPRTTLLLFVALASLAVAGAPREAHAARRPMPSWDGRAVLRLHGGASFPMGNFGSSYQTGFSGGGSIGYGVSEQVLISWGVAYHHFGHEQLSNVDANITPYTISVDYKIPVRSGIRPWVSGGIGLYHVAQSVDLGGGTTASVSENNFGLHFGAGIGAPVGAKTMIGTGLKFHYVGGDNFIDTPFITYQVGVAAVL, from the coding sequence ATGCAGATCGGGAGGAATGAAGCCATGCGACCACGCACGACTCTGCTTCTCTTCGTTGCACTCGCTTCGCTCGCCGTCGCGGGCGCTCCGCGTGAGGCCCACGCGGCCAGACGCCCGATGCCCAGCTGGGACGGCCGCGCCGTGCTGCGGCTGCACGGGGGCGCCTCATTCCCGATGGGGAATTTCGGGAGCAGCTATCAGACCGGATTTTCGGGCGGAGGGTCGATCGGATACGGCGTGAGCGAGCAGGTCCTCATCTCCTGGGGCGTCGCCTATCACCACTTCGGTCACGAGCAGCTATCGAACGTGGATGCGAACATCACCCCGTACACGATCAGCGTCGACTACAAAATTCCCGTCAGAAGCGGGATCAGACCGTGGGTGAGCGGCGGGATTGGCCTCTACCACGTGGCCCAGAGCGTCGACCTAGGGGGCGGCACCACAGCTTCCGTCAGCGAGAACAACTTTGGCCTCCACTTCGGCGCGGGCATCGGCGCCCCGGTTGGGGCGAAGACCATGATCGGGACCGGTCTCAAGTTCCACTACGTCGGCGGGGACAACTTCATCGACACGCCGTTCATCACGTATCAGGTCGGCGTCGCCGCTGTCTTGTAG
- a CDS encoding porin family protein, which produces MSSELEGISDELPNRGILGHTTIRAYGAMVPIGWGSDFGGRPGWGTGFGLSYGVARAAQISIGFAYHRVNPISSEDWDALRQVTTSIELVSPSKDFVRPWLGVGLGYYDSELYSPPIFALDASERGRRDEFITHQGTLGFNWGAGFAFRLSQSVGLDAGGRYNISFDNPARHKVDLLSVQAGLSYVVR; this is translated from the coding sequence ATGTCATCCGAGCTGGAGGGCATTTCGGACGAGCTACCAAACCGGGGAATCCTCGGCCACACCACGATCCGAGCTTATGGGGCTATGGTTCCCATCGGCTGGGGAAGTGATTTTGGGGGGCGTCCAGGGTGGGGTACCGGGTTCGGCCTCTCTTACGGAGTTGCTCGGGCCGCACAGATCTCAATCGGATTCGCCTACCATCGAGTCAACCCCATCAGTTCTGAAGATTGGGACGCGTTGCGCCAAGTGACAACCTCGATAGAGCTCGTCTCCCCCTCCAAGGATTTCGTGAGACCCTGGCTCGGGGTTGGCCTCGGCTACTACGACTCGGAGCTGTACTCGCCACCGATCTTCGCCCTGGATGCTTCGGAGAGAGGGCGCAGAGACGAATTTATCACGCATCAAGGCACCCTTGGATTCAACTGGGGAGCGGGTTTCGCATTCCGTCTCAGCCAAAGCGTCGGGCTCGATGCTGGCGGCCGATACAACATATCCTTCGACAATCCGGCGCGCCACAAGGTGGATCTTCTCAGTGTCCAGGCAGGACTTTCCTACGTGGTCCGATAG
- a CDS encoding porin family protein yields MAHTAGSAGSAFVISALLCVSSPAMSSEVESPTDESRPSGLLGHTIIRAFGAIIPAVQDQSLMHAGWGTGLTVSYGVARAAQVSLGLAYHQFQVTEFTGVDCDCSVSPRRNEIRQTTMSVELQPPTRRWIRPRFGVGFGVYELTETQVVYTFYSTGYNRQRYVSSGTQLGINWGVGLSARVNQRLAVEFGGRYHHSFGQAFLTEDQYLTAARLLSVETGLSYVIH; encoded by the coding sequence ATGGCACACACGGCGGGATCGGCCGGGTCCGCGTTCGTAATCTCCGCACTACTCTGCGTTTCAAGCCCAGCCATGTCGTCCGAGGTAGAGAGTCCGACCGACGAGTCGCGTCCAAGCGGGCTCCTCGGCCACACGATCATCCGGGCCTTTGGGGCAATTATCCCGGCCGTCCAGGATCAGAGCCTCATGCACGCGGGGTGGGGCACAGGTCTTACGGTCTCATACGGCGTGGCACGAGCGGCGCAAGTGTCCCTGGGACTTGCCTACCATCAGTTCCAGGTCACGGAGTTTACCGGTGTTGACTGTGACTGCTCGGTAAGCCCGAGGCGTAATGAGATCCGCCAGACCACAATGTCGGTCGAGTTGCAGCCGCCGACGAGACGTTGGATTCGACCTCGGTTTGGCGTCGGATTTGGAGTCTACGAATTGACCGAAACTCAAGTCGTGTATACGTTCTACTCCACTGGATACAACCGCCAGCGCTACGTCTCGTCAGGCACTCAGCTCGGCATTAATTGGGGAGTGGGACTCTCGGCCCGAGTCAATCAGCGTCTTGCCGTGGAATTTGGTGGTCGTTACCACCATAGCTTTGGCCAGGCCTTCCTAACTGAAGACCAATATCTGACGGCTGCGCGGCTCCTCAGCGTGGAAACAGGTTTGTCCTACGTGATTCACTAG
- a CDS encoding magnesium chelatase, with protein sequence MNRPQTVKQLRDSGYTNRTVKQEMRANLIAAIERGEDRFPGIVGYDKTALPQIENAIMSGHDFILLGLRGQAKTRILRSLPRFLDEWIPAVEGCELQDDPLNPICPACQRRAAESGGELPVRWIPREERYREKLATPDVTIADLIGDIDPIKAANKRLSYSDPEVMHYGIIPRTNRGIFAINELPDLQPRIQVGLLNILEEKDIQIRGFPIRLPLDLQIVFSANPEDYTNRGNIITPLRDRIASQIMTHYPYTVEDAMKVTEQEAWVKRPDGIEVLIPPYIRELVEQVAIQARKSSYVDQSSGVSVRLTIALMENLVSNAERRAIRSGERRLAVRICDLQNGIASITGKVELVYEGEQEGAVAVAKHLVGKAVKEVFAKYFPDAYKAKEKNEGAPSEYDPIFRWFAQGKKVEISDDLSARDFQGRLQQVAGLEELPKRYLPVKDPIELPTAMEFVLEALHQNSILAKERTDTAALAYTDMFSTMLGKPEEAED encoded by the coding sequence ATGAACCGCCCACAAACCGTGAAGCAACTTAGAGATAGCGGCTACACGAACCGAACCGTCAAGCAGGAGATGCGGGCGAACCTGATCGCAGCCATCGAGCGCGGCGAGGACCGCTTCCCCGGAATCGTCGGCTACGACAAGACCGCCCTGCCGCAGATCGAGAACGCGATCATGAGCGGGCACGATTTCATCCTTCTCGGTCTTCGAGGCCAGGCCAAGACGCGGATTCTCCGCTCGCTCCCCCGCTTTCTCGACGAGTGGATCCCGGCGGTCGAGGGGTGCGAGCTCCAGGACGACCCGCTGAATCCGATCTGCCCCGCATGCCAGCGGCGCGCGGCCGAGAGCGGCGGCGAGCTGCCCGTCCGGTGGATCCCACGCGAGGAGCGCTACCGCGAGAAGCTCGCCACGCCCGACGTGACGATCGCCGACCTGATCGGCGACATCGACCCGATCAAGGCGGCGAACAAGCGACTCTCCTATAGCGACCCCGAGGTCATGCACTACGGGATCATTCCGCGCACGAACCGCGGCATCTTCGCCATCAACGAGCTGCCGGACCTTCAGCCGCGCATCCAGGTGGGCCTTCTGAACATTCTCGAAGAGAAGGACATCCAGATTCGCGGATTTCCGATCCGGCTCCCGCTCGATCTTCAGATCGTTTTCTCAGCGAACCCGGAGGACTACACGAACCGCGGGAACATCATCACGCCGCTCCGCGACCGCATCGCCTCGCAGATCATGACCCACTATCCGTACACGGTCGAAGACGCGATGAAGGTGACCGAGCAGGAAGCATGGGTGAAGCGCCCGGACGGGATCGAGGTCCTGATCCCTCCCTACATCCGGGAGCTGGTGGAGCAGGTCGCGATTCAGGCGCGGAAGTCATCGTACGTCGACCAGTCGAGCGGGGTGAGCGTGCGCCTCACGATCGCGCTCATGGAGAATCTCGTCTCGAACGCCGAGCGGCGCGCGATCCGGAGCGGCGAGCGCCGCCTGGCCGTCCGCATCTGCGATCTCCAGAACGGCATCGCTTCGATCACCGGCAAGGTGGAGCTGGTGTACGAGGGCGAGCAGGAAGGCGCCGTCGCGGTCGCGAAGCACCTCGTGGGGAAAGCCGTGAAGGAGGTCTTCGCCAAGTATTTCCCCGACGCCTACAAGGCGAAGGAGAAGAACGAGGGCGCGCCGTCGGAGTACGACCCGATCTTCCGCTGGTTCGCGCAGGGGAAGAAGGTCGAGATCTCGGACGACCTCTCGGCCCGCGATTTCCAGGGCCGGCTCCAGCAGGTGGCAGGCCTCGAGGAGCTGCCGAAGCGGTATCTGCCGGTCAAGGATCCGATCGAGCTGCCCACGGCGATGGAGTTCGTGTTGGAGGCGCTCCACCAGAACTCGATTCTCGCCAAGGAGCGGACCGATACCGCCGCCCTCGCCTATACCGACATGTTCTCGACCATGCTCGGGAAGCCCGAGGAAGCGGAGGACTAG
- a CDS encoding Lrp/AsnC family transcriptional regulator gives MEAAGRIKVVNGLPLDPIDRKILALLQDDAKIPQAKIARSVGLTAPSVNERIRKLERAGYIRGYVAVLDPKRLGQDVTAFVEVFIEQPKFEAGFIEAVSHLDEVLECHHITGEFSLLLKVRVADMAAFRRLLIEKLNTVRGVRQTRTLIVLATAKEHHRIKLDEAVAVD, from the coding sequence ATGGAAGCTGCTGGCCGAATCAAAGTAGTAAATGGGCTGCCGTTGGACCCGATCGACCGGAAGATCCTCGCGTTGCTCCAAGACGACGCGAAGATCCCACAGGCGAAAATCGCGAGGTCGGTCGGGCTGACGGCGCCGTCGGTCAACGAGCGAATCCGAAAGCTCGAGCGCGCCGGGTACATCCGCGGCTACGTGGCGGTCCTCGATCCCAAGCGGCTAGGGCAGGACGTGACGGCGTTCGTCGAGGTTTTCATCGAGCAGCCAAAGTTCGAAGCCGGATTCATCGAGGCCGTGAGCCACCTGGACGAAGTGCTCGAGTGCCACCACATCACCGGGGAGTTCTCCCTGCTCCTCAAGGTGAGGGTGGCCGACATGGCGGCGTTTCGCCGCCTCCTGATCGAGAAACTGAACACGGTGCGCGGCGTGCGGCAGACGAGGACGCTGATCGTGCTGGCCACCGCCAAGGAGCACCACCGGATCAAGCTGGATGAAGCAGTCGCTGTCGACTGA
- a CDS encoding L-lysine 6-transaminase: protein MKQSLSTETRDTKATRKEHAVNPTATTTSVKVTPDKVHEVLGKYMLADGFEFVLDLDKSEGVYLYDSRHNRKLLDFFSFFATNPLGMNHPGIKTPEFTARILRAALHNPSNSDVYTTEMAEFVETFAQHAMRPHLPHVFYIAGGTLGVENALKAAFDWKVRKNFARGYRQERGTLVLHFEQSFHGRSGYTLSLTNTAEPKKTSLFPKFDWPRVLNPKVEFPLNDARLKDVKAREALSIAQMKRAFAENPDDIAAILLEPIQGEGGDNHFRPEFFQELRRIADEFEAMLIFDEVQAGFGLTGKFWAHEHYGVKPDMVAFGKKSQVCGFICGPRIDDVEENVFHVSSRLNSTWGGTLVDMVRSQRYLEIMVEERLVENAAARGAELLTGLESLAKEYPEHVSNARGKGLMCAFDLRDGSLRDTVIQNAYDDGMVIIGCGPSSIRFRPALIVSKENITEGLEKLRKSVKKSIGR from the coding sequence ATGAAGCAGTCGCTGTCGACTGAAACGCGAGACACGAAAGCCACCCGAAAGGAGCACGCGGTGAATCCAACGGCCACGACCACGTCGGTCAAGGTGACGCCCGACAAGGTTCACGAGGTCCTCGGCAAGTACATGCTCGCCGACGGTTTCGAGTTCGTTCTCGATCTGGACAAGAGCGAGGGAGTCTATCTCTATGACTCCCGGCACAACCGGAAGCTCCTCGACTTCTTCTCCTTCTTCGCGACGAACCCGCTCGGGATGAACCACCCCGGGATCAAGACGCCCGAGTTCACGGCCCGAATTCTCCGCGCGGCGCTCCACAACCCTTCGAACAGCGACGTCTACACGACCGAGATGGCCGAGTTCGTCGAGACCTTCGCGCAGCACGCCATGCGCCCCCACCTGCCTCACGTCTTCTACATCGCGGGCGGGACGCTCGGCGTCGAAAACGCGCTCAAGGCTGCCTTCGACTGGAAGGTCCGCAAGAATTTCGCGCGCGGCTACCGGCAGGAGCGCGGGACGCTGGTGCTCCACTTCGAGCAGTCGTTCCATGGACGCTCGGGCTACACGCTCTCCCTCACCAACACGGCCGAGCCGAAGAAGACGTCGCTTTTCCCGAAGTTCGACTGGCCCCGGGTCCTCAACCCGAAGGTCGAGTTCCCGCTCAACGACGCGCGGCTGAAGGACGTCAAGGCGCGCGAGGCTCTCTCGATCGCGCAGATGAAGCGCGCGTTCGCCGAAAACCCGGATGACATCGCCGCGATCCTCCTCGAACCGATCCAGGGTGAGGGGGGCGACAACCACTTCCGGCCCGAGTTTTTCCAGGAATTGCGGCGGATCGCCGACGAGTTCGAGGCGATGCTGATCTTCGACGAGGTGCAGGCCGGCTTCGGGCTGACCGGGAAGTTCTGGGCGCACGAGCACTACGGCGTGAAGCCCGACATGGTCGCCTTCGGCAAGAAGTCCCAGGTCTGCGGATTCATCTGCGGGCCGCGGATCGACGACGTGGAGGAGAACGTCTTCCATGTCTCGAGCCGGCTCAACTCAACCTGGGGTGGAACGCTGGTCGACATGGTTCGCTCCCAGCGCTACCTCGAGATCATGGTCGAGGAGCGGCTGGTTGAGAACGCGGCGGCGCGCGGCGCCGAGCTCCTGACGGGACTGGAATCGCTCGCGAAGGAATACCCCGAGCACGTCTCGAACGCCCGCGGCAAGGGCCTCATGTGCGCGTTCGACCTGCGCGACGGATCGCTCCGCGACACGGTGATCCAGAACGCGTATGACGACGGCATGGTGATCATCGGCTGCGGCCCGAGCTCGATCCGGTTCCGCCCGGCCTTGATCGTGAGCAAGGAGAACATCACCGAGGGTCTCGAGAAGCTCCGGAAGAGCGTGAAGAAGTCGATCGGAAGGTAG
- a CDS encoding HAMP domain-containing histidine kinase: MRISLRAKILLFTVPPLIALAVATIWIVNRTISTEVHQNIEDELKRASTLFEDLLATRSGHLAVNGMVIVQDPRFFSVLTLPGSPRDPEFRATVAGVANAFNSITETDLFEVFDSRGRSITKTGHEEWAEQALAPFISSALAGSQRAGLLAGSEHNYQVAATPVVAGGRVVGVLLLGDQVGSELAEGLKRTTRSEVTFLTGKVITASTLEHPQERDSILEALRASDPKVATEGMLSEIRGSDHVYVTLIRQLPQSDPTTPQFYALQRSLDVETAFLRSMQSRLVELGALAAFMALLAGLLISERITSPVRRLVRGAEEMERGNYDFPIDVADKDEIGYLASRFQEMRQRLRAYVTSLEEVARLKTEFISVASHELRTPMSVIRGYHELFVGDMLGPVTALQREALEAIGKSVTMLNRIADNATRFAQIEGDRLDLRPTAQPLAGLIRRSMERAQAEATGRKVQVIARSAYEDLIVRVDPARFTEALTNLVTNGIRFTPDGGSVEIKSRIDAENLVIDVADTGIGIPEERQKDLFGRPLMLRNSQNHHSSTTLEFNSAGLGLGLSIAQGIVQMHGGTIEVRSVEGSGSVFTIRLPMADVAERRAA, from the coding sequence ATGCGGATTTCGCTACGCGCCAAGATCCTCCTCTTCACGGTGCCGCCCCTCATCGCCCTCGCCGTGGCCACGATTTGGATCGTCAATCGCACGATCTCGACGGAAGTGCACCAGAACATCGAGGACGAGCTGAAGCGGGCCTCGACGCTCTTCGAGGATCTTCTGGCGACGCGGTCGGGACACCTCGCCGTCAACGGCATGGTCATCGTGCAGGACCCGCGGTTCTTCTCCGTCTTGACGCTCCCCGGCTCGCCGCGTGATCCGGAATTCCGAGCCACGGTCGCGGGCGTGGCGAACGCCTTCAATTCGATCACCGAGACCGATCTCTTCGAGGTCTTCGACTCCCGCGGCCGGTCGATCACCAAGACCGGACACGAGGAGTGGGCCGAGCAAGCTCTGGCGCCCTTCATCTCCTCGGCGCTGGCCGGCTCGCAGCGGGCCGGCCTTCTGGCGGGCTCCGAGCACAACTATCAGGTCGCGGCGACCCCGGTCGTGGCCGGCGGCCGCGTCGTGGGCGTGCTCCTCCTCGGAGACCAGGTAGGTAGCGAGCTGGCGGAGGGACTCAAGAGAACGACGCGGAGCGAGGTGACGTTCCTGACCGGCAAGGTGATCACCGCGAGCACGCTCGAGCATCCGCAGGAGCGCGACTCGATTCTCGAGGCGCTCCGCGCTTCGGACCCCAAGGTCGCGACCGAGGGGATGCTCTCGGAGATCCGGGGCAGCGACCACGTCTACGTCACCCTGATCCGCCAGCTCCCGCAATCGGATCCGACAACTCCTCAGTTTTACGCGCTCCAGCGATCCCTCGACGTCGAGACGGCGTTCCTTCGCTCGATGCAGAGCCGCCTCGTGGAGCTGGGTGCGTTGGCGGCGTTCATGGCCCTCCTCGCGGGGCTCCTCATCTCGGAGCGGATCACCTCGCCGGTGCGGCGGCTGGTCCGCGGCGCCGAGGAGATGGAGCGCGGTAATTACGACTTCCCGATCGACGTCGCGGACAAGGACGAGATCGGCTACCTAGCATCGCGATTCCAGGAGATGCGCCAGCGCCTGCGGGCGTACGTAACGAGCCTGGAAGAGGTGGCGCGCTTGAAGACCGAGTTCATCAGCGTCGCCTCCCACGAGCTCCGCACGCCGATGAGCGTCATCCGCGGTTATCACGAGCTCTTCGTTGGGGACATGCTGGGGCCGGTGACGGCGCTGCAGCGCGAGGCGCTCGAGGCGATCGGAAAGAGCGTGACCATGCTCAACCGGATCGCGGACAACGCGACCCGGTTCGCGCAGATCGAGGGTGACCGGCTGGACCTGCGGCCCACCGCCCAGCCGCTCGCCGGCCTGATCCGACGCTCGATGGAGCGCGCCCAGGCCGAAGCGACGGGACGCAAGGTCCAGGTCATCGCGCGGTCCGCGTACGAGGACCTGATCGTCCGCGTGGACCCTGCACGCTTCACCGAGGCCCTCACGAATCTCGTAACGAACGGAATCCGGTTCACTCCGGACGGCGGCTCGGTCGAGATCAAGAGCCGCATCGACGCGGAGAACCTTGTCATCGATGTCGCGGATACCGGAATCGGGATTCCGGAGGAGAGGCAGAAGGATCTCTTCGGCCGCCCACTCATGCTCCGGAATTCCCAGAACCATCACTCTTCCACGACGCTCGAATTCAACTCCGCCGGGCTGGGCCTGGGCCTCTCGATCGCCCAGGGCATCGTGCAGATGCACGGCGGAACGATCGAGGTTCGGAGCGTGGAGGGATCGGGAAGCGTCTTCACCATCCGTCTGCCCATGGCCGACGTCGCAGAAAGGAGAGCCGCGTGA